A part of Thalassophryne amazonica chromosome 3, fThaAma1.1, whole genome shotgun sequence genomic DNA contains:
- the raly gene encoding RNA-binding protein Raly has protein sequence MDTTASKLDRNGYDFDCDYYREDFFDRLFEYRRVSPVPWVVPVKCPRVVVPLMHRVKSLPVKLLTRNTSILPTSKLRCEFVIKSTELQAIKSELTQIKANIESLQVRLDHITEDTKITPSEQRKAEEAKSKEVWHEGEESSSEQEDEEEHREDGVLEHMVCVHIYGYCVFDRRAATGLRHVHVVDQSDLRCQNPPSCCED, from the exons ATGGACACCACAGCATCAAAGCTGGACAGGAA TGGCTACGATTTTGACTGTGATTACTACAGAGAAGACTTCTTTGACAG GTTGTTCGAGTATCGCAGAGTGTCTCCAGTTCCGTGGGTGGTACCCGTTAAGTGTCCGCGGGTGGTGGTGCCCCTTATGCATCGGGTTAAATCCCTGCCGGTCAAGCTGCTGACGCGTAACACCTCCATCCTTCCAACCAGCAAACTGagatgtgagtttgtga TAAAAAGTACTGAGCTGCAGGCCATCAAGTCTGAGTTGACTCAGATTAAAGCCAACATCGAGTCTTTGCAGGTCAGACTGGACCACATCACAGAGGACACCAAGATCACACCATCAG AGCAGAGGAAAGCTGAAGAGGCTAAGAGCAAGGAGGTGTGGCACGAGGGGGAGGAGTCAAGCTCGGAGCAGGAAGACGAGGAGGAGCACAGGGAGGATGGCGTCCTGGAGCACATGGTGTGTGTTCACATCTACGGCTACTGTGTGTTTGACAGAAGAG CTGCCACTGGGCTCCGACACGTCCACGTGGTGGATCAGTCAGACCTGCGGTGCCAGAATCCTCCATCCTGCTGTGAAGACTGA